The Polaribacter tangerinus genome has a segment encoding these proteins:
- a CDS encoding 4Fe-4S dicluster domain-containing protein: MAIIITDECINCGACEPECPNTAIYEGADDWKYADGTDLKGNIVLPNGKSANADEDQEPISDEIYYIVADKCTECKGFHDEPQCAAVCPVDCCVPDDDNVETDDELLAKQKFMHNS, from the coding sequence ATGGCAATTATAATAACAGATGAATGTATAAATTGTGGCGCATGTGAACCTGAGTGTCCTAACACAGCAATTTATGAAGGAGCAGACGATTGGAAATATGCCGATGGCACAGATTTGAAAGGAAATATAGTGTTGCCAAATGGTAAATCTGCAAATGCAGATGAAGATCAAGAACCTATATCTGACGAAATTTATTATATTGTGGCAGACAAATGTACAGAGTGTAAAGGGTTTCATGACGAGCCACAATGTGCAGCTGTATGCCCTGTAGATTGTTGTGTGCCAGATGATGACAATGTAGAAACTGATGATGAACTATTAGCGAAACAAAAATTTATGCACAACAGTTAA